The following are encoded together in the Lactuca sativa cultivar Salinas chromosome 1, Lsat_Salinas_v11, whole genome shotgun sequence genome:
- the LOC111899436 gene encoding uncharacterized protein LOC111899436 yields the protein MREIVQVHRFHRVSLQVVLSTGEIINIFGPRENVIKGIKLIRVITYEPADVLQHKRNFVQEFNQRCWYEYFERKEAEEAMLMEPDELEKGKQQAEKGGSCDDGESSAKEATVESCESEKKKKKKRKSRKLRLLDLSNMFMIMIMNWKY from the exons ATGCGTGAAATAGTGCAG GTTCATAGATTTCACCGGGTGTCCCTCCAGGTAGTTCTGAGCACAGGAGAAATAATCAACATATTTGGTCCACGTGAGAATGTCATCAAAGGCATCAAATTAATTCGAGTAATAACATATgag CCTGCGGATGTTCTACAGCACAAGAGGAATTTTGTGCAGGAGTTTAACCAACGTTGTTGGTATGAGTATTTTGAACGTAAGGAAGCAGAAGAAGCCATGCTGATGGAACCCGATGAATTGGAAAAAGGGAAGCAACAGGCTGAGAAAGGTGGTTCCTGTGATGATGGGGAATCAAGTGCAAAAGAAGCAACAGTAGAAAGCTgtgaatctgaaaaaaaaaaaaaaaaaaaaaggaaaagcaGAAAATTACGACTTTTGGATTTATCAAATATGTTTATGATTATGATCATGAACTGGAAATATTAG